From the genome of Phoenix dactylifera cultivar Barhee BC4 chromosome 5, palm_55x_up_171113_PBpolish2nd_filt_p, whole genome shotgun sequence:
CCCCACCTCAGCAACAGACAATGGGCTGCAGCCACCTGACGGCATCTACGGATGTGGGAAACCGAGGGAGAGCGATTTCTGAAGCAGAATAATGGGaggctcctcctctctctctcaccatcTTGAAGCAGAAAAGCTCTTCCGTTTTCTGACCCCTCACGTGTAACCTTTTCATGCCCCTCCATTTCATCACCTCTCCAGCTCTCTCCCCACACTCGGGAAGAAAGCGGGGTTTTGGTGTCAAATGGTTTGTAGTGTTATTATATGATCCATGGAAGCTCTCTTGAGCTTGGGTAATGGAGTCCAAGAGAGGAAttgttgaaaagaaaaaaaagataaaaagctaGGGTGAAAAGTGGTGCATACAGCGCGCGGTAACAAACACACAGGAACACCGACACTAGAAGGAGAGCACCATGACACTGGAAGCACTGGCTTCTAGTGAGCTCCCTATTTTTCTCGTCTATGATACCATCTCCGCCACCCCACTCCACCACCCTGACGCTTCATCATGCTCAAGGCTCCTCTTCGACAATGCCGGCGGTGGTGACGGATTGAGCTCGTTGGGCGTCCGTCACTCGATGCCGGCGATGTTAGGGGGCTCAACAGATTCAAGGCCTAGCACGATGGAAGGGCAGGGGAGGAGGAAGTGGCGGAGGCGGCCGAGGAGCTGCAAGAATAAGGAGGAGGCGGAGAGCCAGCGGATGACCCACATTGCCGTCGAGCGCAACCGCCGTCGCCAGAtgaacgagcacctcgccgtgCTGCGGTCCCTAATGCCAGAGTCCTACGTCCAAAGGGTTTGGCTCTcagctctcttctttcttcttttgttgaCCAGAATTCTCTTATCTGGTTTGCGTATAAATGCTTAAATGAAGCAACTGAGATGTTCTTTAACCATGCTACATGCTTCCATGTTTTTGATATAATATTACGTTCTTCTCCCTTCATCAATGGCTCTTCTCTTTTTACACGTTAAAAGAGCACTTGATTGGAACGAACCGCTGCCACCCCTCTTGTCTCCGTTAATCCTCTCAAGAAGCCCCCTTAGATGATTAGCTGAAGGAATTGGCACGAACGGTATGTTGCAAGAAgcaattattaaaataattaccTTCATTTTGACCTAGAGAACAATCCTTTTCTGAGACTGAGACGCTCTTTAATGATTTTGCGTCTTTGGTTTATATCTACAATTATGCTCTTCCTTTATTAGTTTCACGATTACTCTCTCTTCTAGTTTAAAGAGAGCTTGTGGTTCAGAAATCCGCATCATCACCACTCTTCTCTTCATTAGTTCTGTTTATATGTTCTTCTCATATATATGCTTAAGTAATAAAGTGTGTAGAAAGTGTGCCATGCTGCAAAGGGAGGTAAAAAGGCAATTCCCTTTACAAATACACTACTGCTTTGCGACCTCATTTATGCGTGCTTGGTTGGAAAATATTAGTTTCTATATACTAATAGTTTTCCTTTCATGTAACTGCTGTAAAAGAGCGTTGAGTTGAAAGGCCTCCACTTATCAGCTGAGATGCTGGTGCTGCTCTGTAGGGCGACCAAGCGTCCGTTGTGGGTGGAGCCATTGATTTTGTGAAGGAGCTCGAGCAACTCCTCCAGTCCCTTGAAGTCCAGAAGAGAACACTCCAGCAACAAAGGAGCAAGGCCGAGAAAACGCCAAGCATCGAGCCAGGGTGCACCAGCAGCAACACCGATGAAACTGATTCCCCTCCCTTTGCTCGTTTCTTTGCCTACCCACAGTACATCTGGTGCCATGCACCCGGGGACAGCCCTCCACCGGAGAACCTGTCGGCGGTGGCCGACATCGAGGTCACCTTGATCGAAACGCATGCAAATCTTCGGATTCTCTCACCTAGAAGGCCTAGACAGCTCCTCAAGATGGTGGCCGGGCTTCAGAGCCTCAGGCTCACCATTCTACACCTCAACGTCACCACCCTGGACTCCATGGTCCTCTACTCCCTTAGTGCCAAGGTATGCGCCAATGCTCTTCCCACGAGtctttctaaatatttttatgtGTATGCCGATGTATACCATTTCTAGTATCGATTTGCAGCAAAGTTTGCACTGGTATCCATGTGAGGTTGCGAGATAATCAAGTGGGCATCTTGAGTGGGTGATTAGGAAGCCAGATCGATGCTGCCTTGATAGTTGGGAAGGAAGTGTCAGATATTCCCCTGCGCTTGCCTTTTTTCTGCTCATATACAATTGTTCTTGGGCGAGACTAAAGTGGACTCTCCGTCACGTACCATCTTATTAGAAACCACTGTTCTTGTGTCTGATTTTGAAACCAAAAAAGCGTTACTAGGTGCTGTGGCACTAGTTTACATCGGctaggaagaaagagagaggggtgATGTCCGCTGCTCTGGATTCTTTGGGAGTTGACAGTTTCAAGACTTTTTCTAAGCTGAAGCCTGAAGGtgaattatgatttttttaagcAAGCATAATCTCAAGGTAAATTGCAGCAGTTTTGTTCAGATTTGACAGCTACCATCATGGCTTGGCTTGGTTTATGGAAAGAATAGTGGAGTTCCCATAAGCCATGGGCCAAATAATAGCTTACTTAGGTCACCTTTGCTCAGGGATTTTATGAACCCGAATCAAATCATACGCGCAGGATCACCCCAAGCAGGGATATTAGGCTGCTGCCTTACCCATAGATTTTGCCCTTTGAATCATttggatctctctctctctctctctctatatatatatatagtgtctCATTACTCCAGAGTTTGgtccatcttttggaaggattAGGGGGGGAAAGAGCGTTCCTCTTACTAGGATCCATCATCTATAGATGCCCTTTTGTTTTTGTCCAAAAAGGCTCTCTCGCTTTTCTGATTTGATGGCTACTTTAGGGCCCATCATGGATACGGCGCAGATTTGAATTAAGACTAAACAGCTTTAGGAAATACTCCGTGACTATCGTCCATCGGACTTGTTTGGCTGGTTACTTAAGTCTGACATCTGCCACGCGAGATGTAGCAGTGGTCTTCATGCTCGCTCGATTTTGACCCAATGGCATGCTTATCGAACAAAGTTTTGACATTTAACTCAGGAGAAATGGTCATAACAATCTGAAGGCTAGGTTCCAAACACTCGTCCAATGCTGCAGAACTATTTCTACTCTCAAAAGGATAAATAATAGTTTACTTAGGTAAGTTTAGTAGATAAGTAACTCTTGAAGTACGATTTCGcatatttgttttcaattaataaaattttgtttttgGATAGTATATTCACTttgcttccttctttttctctctctcacgcCCTGACTCACACGTGCGCACGTGAACATGCACTCaaagtgagaaaaaaaaaatcggcaATGTTAGCCATGGGGTATTAGATGAGAATAATCTCATAATTATTTATTCTTGAAACAATAaagctttattgaaaattagttATCCTTTAATCTTTATTATTAGCAAGATTTAGCGCGATAGCCATTTGTCTTTGATTTGATATACCTCTGCACTAAATTAAACTCAAACACCCTGCATGACTGGCTTCACATTGTCAGGAATCtccattttatttctttctgaATTGTTCTCGGCATAAGTTTATGGTAATCAGAACGTCTTCACTCTTCCATCGAACATAACTTAATAAGCATGGGATTATGGATATAAACCTTTCAGTACATGTCACATACCATTCTTAGTTGTTCATACACCAGAACAAGCATCCCGAGATCGAACGAGGTCCGGCTCAGGCCTCAATTAAGTCTGGGGTTGGGGATCTAAGGCCCAGCCCATTCCGAGACCTAATTAGCGCCGGACCTGGACTTGTTCGGCCTTTTTATTTGTCATTGTCCCATGAGAGGCAGGATTTATGGCCTGAAATATGGGCCGGAACCTGGTTGTTTTCTAGAGCCCGGTCTTCAGCCATTTGGGCTTGCTTGGCCTATTGATAGCCCTAGCTATGCTTGCATGATCTCTCTGTTACAAAAATCAAACGGAAAATTTATGCTCCTATTCTATATATATAAGTGAAGATTTTTGTGACGGTGATTGTTCACTAATGACACAAGGCGGATGCCTTGCTAAGATAAGGGTAACTATTTTAATCTTCAATGCCTACATATGTGCACGTATATATTGTTTTTATGCAATAGATTATTACATAAAAAAATGTATAATTTTGTGGTGATGTTGCAGGTCGAGGAGGGTTGCAATCTGACAACGGTCAACGACATCGCGGCTGCGGTTCACCACATCCTCTCCTTGATGGAAGCAGAGATGACTGCCCTAAGCCATTAAAAGGCTGCGAGAGGAGTCCGGGACCATCCATGAGGTTTGAGCTTTCCACAGGAATGCAATGGGCTCGCCTAATTCCCACTTCTGTGCAGGTGTAATCATGTGTGTTATGGTCCTCTGACCTGATGGTCTCCTTTTACCTTGTAAAGCTTGGTGGATTGTCTTGGATTGTCTTCTTTAGGCCCATCCCTTATCGATGGCCCAAGCTCATCAATCGGACCACCAACCTAATGTTCATTAATGCGGTCAATAGTACATTTTAGGTGCATTAAGCATTCCATATGATCTTGGATTTACATTAGAAGCTTCATTCATTGTTTAGGATTGCAAGGGGTTTGGACCAAAATTTTCACAACTCGGACTTGGCCGGTCGGATTAGCAGGTTAAAAGATGAAGGAGCCTATAAGATGTCATTATGCTGAGTACTAGGGAGTTTGTAGATCTTGAGCCTAGCTTGAACCAATTCAAGTGTAGCTGGAGTGCGATTCTTTTTCACCCAGTCTCAAGTCTGGTTCACTATACAGGTAAAACTAGGGTTGTTAATTGAGGCCGATGCCCCACTAGATCATTCCAGAAGAGACCGAATTATGTGGTTTGGGTATGAaaaataaatccaataagcCCTTTAATTAGTTGAGTTTAAGTTCTGAAACTAGACCTGAAGCTTTACCGAATTGGTTTGGATTTAGGTTATCCATATCCAAAAACTCTAAAACTGATCCAATTATCTGCATACATGCAAACATATGTATATTAGTAAATATAgaaatatacatatgtatatatgtttatGTCTATCTTTCAATTtttcattctaatcatcaaagtaATCAAATCAAGCAGGGAGTACTCAATCAACCAAACTCCTGTTCATGATATTTGTGTTATTGTGATCTAATATTTATAATGAGCTTGATTATTGTAGGACTTTTATTCTTCATGTCTTTCGTTTGCATGAATATTAGGCAACAAAAGTAAGAGTTAGATAGAGACTCTTTTACTTTTATATTGTGACAATCTCGCTTTCATTCCGTCCACACTTTTATGGGTGCTTATGGGACTCCATGAGGCCATCTTGCTAATAATCTCTTATGGATTTGATGTTGCACTTCTTTTCTTGGTGAGAATAAAATGTGATTTTTGTTCTCTCTTTCTATCATCCTTTGATTTATCCGCATCTCTTCATTTTTTGCTTCACAAACCATAATCTAAATGGGAAGATATGTTCGACATCTAAAAATTGCCGGGCAATAATTGGACAAGTGGATAATATTGGGGTGAGCGCCCCATGACAAATATAACAAAAGCAAGTCCAATTTCGCCTGTTTTATATCAGCATAATTTCGCGTTTCATGGTTCATGTGGATTTTGGATATGCTAAGTAATTTGAAAAAATAGTCCAAGAGTATGTCAAGATAACCTTATCGAATACCCGACTTATAACTAAAACCCAAACTGATACCCAACCTTCCCTAGATACAGTATTAGATTTGGTATACCTTGTAGCAGCGGGGGGGGGGAGTGGCATATCCCTGCAACTCAGTGTACTGACACTCGGgtatcttattttgtaggtgaCTTCTATATATTTTGGTCCATGTCTAACCCTTTGAGGCTCTCCAATACCTTGAGGCCCTGAACCCTGTACCTGTGCCCCTATTCGAGTTCCTTGATATTGGATGCGTGATTCAAGCATGACCacatgctttaaaaaaaaaaattcacttgATATTCACTACCTGTGAGGATCTTTATGggcatatatttagtcccacattagataaattttaggtacttatacaaagccaaaaaatctaaataatatcttgcGGCTAacttttttttggataagatgcgagagaaagagagagagtatgTTTCAATTGTATTAAGCATTTCAAGACAAAATGATGTCAGAATTGGACTTATTTTAGTGGTTGCATTTCTCTGCTTGGCAACCAAAGACCCtatatttaattcttgaatggTGTATCCCAAAACAATCTAGCTCTATATAATTATAATGCAAGTGGACATCCCTCGCTAGGAGGTTCCAGGATTGACAGCACAATTTAAAAATGGTATTGGCCCTATTAACTAATCCTAAAGCAGCAGATACAACGGATGTACATGCTCTCCATGAATTAGATAATAAATATGCAACCTGCTTAGGTAGTGGTCAATCAAACCACTTATTAAAATGGGATTGGCCCTGTTAACTAATCCTAAAGCAGCAGATACAGCCGATGTACATGCTCGCCATGAATTAGATAATAAATACGCAACCTTTTCAGTTAGTGGTCAATCAAACCCTGAAGTCTCTCCATCAGATGGCTTTCGAGAGAAGGCAGGTACTAATTTCGAAGTCTCCAGGTAGAAAGGGGGTAAATGCCTGGTTGCTTGGGAACTCAGAGAAAACAGAAAACGTTCCTCTTGATTTCCAGTGTTCTTGCTATCTAAAATTTTCTGCTTCCAAatgttaatattttttaataaatggtAATGTATTTTAATATTCGTAGTCCATAATTATTTGATGGTCCCGGAACACTCACAATAATCTCATCAAAATCCACAGATGGCCTACTTTTACAGCAGGAGAAAGCTTATGCTTTGGGTGGACTTCAACAAATCAGAACTTGGATCATATTCTGCAAAGGAACATGAGAACTTGATCATGTGGTACCTAACCTTAGTCAAATCCTTATGGAGCAACCATATGATGATGACAACAAAACCCAATAAAAGATGCCAGGCTGCTGATGGCGAAGTTTAGCAACCCAAGGATTATAATACTAGACTGACATTTTATCAAATGCCACCTCAGTAGCATACAGAAATTGGCTACCCAAGGAGCCAGGCTTACTGAAAAAGATAAAGAGATCTGGTCCACTTTTGGACCATACCATTTCATGAACTCTGAATCAACTGAATGCCCTGTTGTCTGATCCTGGATGAATTGGTAATGACAAACGAGTTCAGCATTGAAGAACCAACCCCAAGGGCTCCTCAATCCTGAGGCAAACCCAGTTGCACTAGCCCTGATGTCGATATTCATCTACTCCACCTCCAAGTTCATGGAGGTCATGAAACAAAACTAGATGCCTCCTTCAGGGCTTCTATAA
Proteins encoded in this window:
- the LOC103704696 gene encoding transcription factor bHLH71-like, with the protein product MTLEALASSELPIFLVYDTISATPLHHPDASSCSRLLFDNAGGGDGLSSLGVRHSMPAMLGGSTDSRPSTMEGQGRRKWRRRPRSCKNKEEAESQRMTHIAVERNRRRQMNEHLAVLRSLMPESYVQRGDQASVVGGAIDFVKELEQLLQSLEVQKRTLQQQRSKAEKTPSIEPGCTSSNTDETDSPPFARFFAYPQYIWCHAPGDSPPPENLSAVADIEVTLIETHANLRILSPRRPRQLLKMVAGLQSLRLTILHLNVTTLDSMVLYSLSAKVEEGCNLTTVNDIAAAVHHILSLMEAEMTALSH